A genomic segment from Drosophila miranda strain MSH22 chromosome 3, D.miranda_PacBio2.1, whole genome shotgun sequence encodes:
- the LOC108158293 gene encoding LOW QUALITY PROTEIN: carbonic anhydrase-related protein (The sequence of the model RefSeq protein was modified relative to this genomic sequence to represent the inferred CDS: inserted 1 base in 1 codon; substituted 2 bases at 2 genomic stop codons): protein MLDTLWDIFYSIVETNAFKIFLSIFMTTLIMFRVGQFACLSFLFEGNAQRGAVAVPANRPSPASRSRPPDGVGPSRARESRPGSGCVPSGQPNTFDYGAIRGPHSWNVPTNYXSPVNINQPCMEKSYFETPMQWTNGDVLPDGIRLENNGHTXPGCVPSIDGGDLLGRFEFREITFRWSWSSNTGSEHTVDNRHYPLEMQCLHTAAQTEGCISSQSIVMISYMFEVGEDNPYLEVLIQHLVAIEKAGSIEVPPFPISYLVTPFYTQFFSXQGSLTEPPCHLGVKWLINPDPLAISERQLNEFHQLRSYHGDRIGSNARPVQPLEDRAVFYNHYRKQR from the exons ATGCTGGACACGCTCTGGGATATCTTCTACAGTATCGTGGAAACGAATGCCTTCAAGATATTTCTCAGCATTTTCATGACCACACTGATCATGTTCCGTGTAGGCCAGTTCGCGTGTCTGTCTTTCCTGTTTGAGGGGAATGCTCAAAGAGGAGCAGTTGCAGTTCCAGCCAACCGACCAAGTCCGGCCAGCAGATCAAGACCGCCTGATGGTGTAGGGCCCAGTAGGGCCAGAGAATCAAGGCCGGGCAGCGGATGCGTGCCGTCTGGGCAGCCCAACACTTTCGACTATGGAGCTATTCGTGGACCCCACAGCTGGAATGTCCCTACCAACTATTAGAGCCCCGTCAACATCAACCAACCCTGCATGGAGAAGAGCTATTTCGAAACGCCCATGCAGTGGACAAACGGGGATGTTCTGCCCGATGGCATCCGTCTGGAGAATAACGGCCATA GTCCGGGCTGTGTGCCCTCGATAGATGGCGGGGATCTGCTGGGGCGCTTCGAGTTTCGAGAGATCACCTTCCGCTGGAGCTGGTCGAGCAATACGGGTTCCGAGCACACAGTCGACAACCGCCACTATCCGTTGGAGATGCAGTGCCTCCACACGGCTGCACAGACCGAGGGCTGTATTTCCAGCCAAAGTATCGTGATGATCTCCTACATGTTCGAAGTGGGCGAGGACAATCCATACCTGGAAGTGCTCATCCAGCATCTCGTGGCTATTGAGAAGGCGGGCTCAATAGAGGTTCCCCCGTTCCCAATCAGCTACCTCGTGACGCCATTCTACACACAGTTCTTCAGCTAGCAAGGGTCGCTCACGGAGCCACCCTGCCACCTCGGGGTCAAGTGGCTCATCAATCCCGATCCTCTGGCCATCAGTGAGCGTCAGTTGAACGAGTTCCATCAGCTGCGAAGCTACCATGGCGACCGTATTGGATCCAACGCTCGACCCGTGCAGCCACTCGAAGATCGTGCGGTCTTCTACAATCACTACCGTAAGCAGCGATAG